The Juglans regia cultivar Chandler chromosome 2, Walnut 2.0, whole genome shotgun sequence genome includes a window with the following:
- the LOC109021261 gene encoding uncharacterized protein LOC109021261: MGRKTLSTRVKEIGENHVGLTRNAKMYKVHEQLRHVNAKAYKPTLLAIGPYHNQDKVGQGFMKEHKLLYLRQMLQRTKGSVEKYMKELSKLEVPARNYYVDQCIHRTQDKFVEMMILDGCFIIELFRKYKSFKDDNATISTDQHERQDSTYKDDPIFQMTWMVPRIARDLLLFENQLPFFVLVKLFGIMSKSNGSGNSGECIVSMEDKDGARVNPMILEQISNLALVFFFDFLPFDFSSYNSTEKMKDLLSRMQKAKFEHLLGLINATISISILDGVELNHHALTEKEDRATIPVAVELEAAGSELNKANNLKEIYDRNTNDRVETGLQIDGVELNAIQNDIENWKSIPNGEELRKAGVEFDTTKKFKLLYAHKENDDWKKIPFADELQEVGIELNKAKKFKEIYDRNRNVLHKFKRLLCLNKIRNWKSIPFGKELCEAGVEFNKAKIDDRNIHSATELEEAGINFKKAEKSNPFAIKFNNGIMEISPLSIEDDTETCLRNLIAYEQYRDIGKKDYNCVTDYVCFLDNLINSPKDVELLRRKEIIQNSLGDDETTSIMVNKLGLYIAFSASNSIYADISVALNMHCRKRRYRWKATLMRDYFNTPWAFFSFLAAAVLLVLAFVQTLFSILSFFITP, translated from the coding sequence ATGGGCAGGAAGACACTCTCCACTCGTGTTAAGGAAATTGGGGAAAATCATGTTGGCTTGACTAGAAATGCTAAAATGTATAAAGTGCATGAGCAGTTACGTCACGTAAATGCGAAAGCTTACAAGCCTACGCTGCTTGCCATCGGTCCTTACCACAACCAAGACAAGGTCGGCCAAGGGTTTATGAAAGAGCATAAATTGCTCTATCTACGACAAATGCTTCAAAGAACGAAAGGAAGTGTAGAAAAATACATGAAGGAATTGAGCAAATTGGAAGTACCAGCTCGTAACTACTATGTCGATCAATGCATTCATCGGACCCAAGATAAATTTGTAGAAATGATGATACTTGATGGGTGTTTCATTATTGAGCTGTTCCGCAAGTACAAAAGCTTCAAAGATGATAATGCAACCATCAGTACTGATCAGCATGAGAGGCAGGATTCAACATACAAAGATGATCCAATCTTTCAAATGACGTGGATGGTTCCTAGAATAGCTCGTGATCTactattatttgaaaatcaacttccatTCTTTGTTCTTGTTAAATTGTTTGGGATCATGAGTAAGAGTAACGGATCAGGAAATTCAGGAGAATGCATTGTCAGTATGGAGGATAAAGATGGAGCTAGGGTTAATCCGATGATCCTAGAACAAATTAGTAATCTTGcccttgtttttttctttgactttttaCCATTTGACTTTTCGAGTTATAATTCAACCGAAAAGATGAAAGATCTACTTTCTAGGATGCAGAAAGCAAAGTTTGAGCATCTCCTTGGTCTCATAAATGCAACTATTAGTATTTCAATACTTGATGGAGTTGAATTAAACCATCATGCTCTTACAGAGAAAGAAGACAGGGCAACGATACCTGTTGCCGTTGAACTTGAAGCGGCTGGAAGTGAACTCAACAAGGCAAATAATCTTAAGGAAATATATGATCGAAATACGAATGATAGAGTCGAAACAGGGTTGCAAATTGATGGAGTCGAATTGAATGCGATACAGAACGATATTGAAAACTGGAAGTCAATACCTAACGGCGAAGAGCTTCGTAAGGCTGGAGTCGAGTTCGACACGACAAAGAAATTTAAGCTTCTATATGCTCACAAAGAGAATGATGACTGGAAAAAAATACCTTTTGCCGATGAACTTCAAGAGGTTGGAATTGAACTCAACAAGGCAAAGAAATTTAAGGAAATATATGATCGAAATAGGAATGTGTTACATAAATTTAAGCGTCTACTTTGTCTGAACAAGATTAGAAACTGGAAGTCAATACCTTTTGGCAAAGAGCTTTGTGAGGCTGGAGTCGAATTCAACAAGGCAAAGATTGATGACAGGAACATACATAGTGCCACAGAGCTTGAAGAGGCTGGAATCAACTTTAAGAAGGCAGAGAAATCTAACCCGTTTGCCATAAAGTTCAACAATGGGATAATGGAGATTTCACCTTTGAGCATAGAAGATGATACAGAGACTTGCTTACGAAACCTCATTGCATATGAGCAATACCGTGATATCGGAAAAAAAGATTACAATTGCGTTACTGACTATGTGTGCTTCTTGGACAATCTCATTAACTCTCCAAAAGATGTCGAATTACTCCGTCGAAAAGAAATTATCCAAAATAGTTTAGGTGATGATGAAACTACTTCCATCATGGTTAACAAGCTTGGCCTCTATATCGCTTTTTCAGCCAGCAATTCCATTTATGCTGACATTTCCGTGGCTCTGAACATGCATTGCAGAAAACGCAGGTATAGATGGAAGGCAACGTTGATGCGAGATTATTTCAACACTCCTTGGGCATTCTTTTCATTTCTGGCGGCTGCCGTATTGCTTGTACTTGCATTTGTACAAACTTTATTTTCCATTCTGTCCTTTTTCATTACTCCTTAG